Within the bacterium genome, the region AGAAAAAAAGGATTGATAAAATCTTTTTTCCTGACTCGGACCACCTTTCTCGGATTTACATAGTCTTTGAATACCGGGATGAGGTGCAAAAACTAATTGAAGAGTTCAAATATGGGAAAAGAAAAGAGGTTGCCCGTTATTTCTCCCCCTATTTATCAGGATTTTCGCTTAGTTACGATTTTATTGTCCCCGTTCCCCTTCATCCTGTAAGGTTTAGGGAAAGGGGGTTCAACCAGAGTGAACTGATAGCAGAAAGGCTATCGAAAGAGTATAGTATCCCCCTCATGAAAAGGGGGATTAAAAGGATAAAGTACACCGTTCAGCAGGCTAACTTAACGAGAAATGAGCGTCTTCAGAATCTCTCTGGGGCTTTTTATGTAAAACATCCAGAGAGATTTGAAGGTAAGAAGATTC harbors:
- a CDS encoding ComF family protein, whose amino-acid sequence is MFKFLLEAIFPSFCYVCGKPSKGILCEDCRKRFEKKRIDKIFFPDSDHLSRIYIVFEYRDEVQKLIEEFKYGKRKEVARYFSPYLSGFSLSYDFIVPVPLHPVRFRERGFNQSELIAERLSKEYSIPLMKRGIKRIKYTVQQANLTRNERLQNLSGAFYVKHPERFEGKKILLIDDVYTTGATIENLAKAFRNFPSRVDGFVIASKV